From Apium graveolens cultivar Ventura chromosome 9, ASM990537v1, whole genome shotgun sequence, the proteins below share one genomic window:
- the LOC141687322 gene encoding B3 domain-containing transcription factor ABI3 isoform X1 encodes MRREKGDEVHAKNQNPCGLDGAMDDDKVNEIMGTYSDVEIWLGGDEQDETPVADSSIFDNNFPQLPDFPCMSSTSSSSSTPALITKQFVSSSASPASSSSSAASWAMIKSDAEQKMKQDVRGMKYDVATPVPDLSCTDGTFRPSDGTGMEDVDCMDVMNNLGYMDLIEDGNDLWDPSCIFQSDDDIQTNPDQRIMNQEVPNQEDGSCYIVEGGKQVVEEKMGLNELGVMFFEWLKNNKEHISAEDMRNIKFKKATIECASKRLGSTREGRKQLLKLILEWVEQYQLQNKRNRDAAAAATSHQVPICQFQESFPNPNPNLKNSIGNTDANAFMWIPTPQTYFDQAMVAPAASFPQPAMAYVGGDHHHCHQSFVGDANTSPMNFQAYSPQMPPTECQMLEPSQSWPRSQFVMPPQYNSFPDQSGTLAPITPQPFAPVYKDQHPSQMYDGNNGEGPVRLCAAATKEARKNRMARQRRGSLHHSRHHPHQNQLNKIDLPESEGQFSVENCTNSINGPTDNRLCWPPASGAPVLEQSPMEAQTQNQKCQMSDRTSLQAQSNQQQAQSERGQQKQKQEFKGENNLKFLLQKVLKQSDVGNLGRIVLPKKEAETHLPQLDTRDGISIAMEDIGTSKVWNLRYSLRFWPNNKSRMYLLENTGDFVKANGLQEGDFIVLYSDIKSHKYLIRGVKVREQPPVKPRSEARVKATRKNHRKSGAGNGHSSAPSKLNGQ; translated from the exons ATGAGAAGAGAAAAAGGAGATGAAGTGCATGCAAAGAATCAAAATCCTTGTGGGTTAGATGGTGCTATGGATGATGATAAAGTTAATGAAATAATGGGGACTTATAGTGATGTTGAGATCTGGCTTGGAGGTGATGAACAAGATGAGACTCCGGTTGCTGATTCGTCTATTTTCGATAATAATTTCCCACAGCTTCCTGATTTTCCATGCATGTCTTCAACCTCATCTTCATCCTCTACTCCGGCTTTAATTACTAAGCAGTTTGTTTCTTCATCGGCTTCGCCTGCTTCTTCGTCTTCATCGGCAGCTTCTTGGGCTATGATCAAGTCAGATGCAGAACAAAAAATGAAGCAAGATGTGAGGGGTATGAAGTATGATGTGGCGACACCGGTTCCAGATTTATCTTGTACGGATGGTACTTTTAGGCCATCTGATGGTACTGGAATGGAGGATGTGGATTGCATGGATGTGATGAATAATTTAGGGTACATGGATCTGATTGAAGACGGAAATGATCTTTGGGACCCATCTTGTATTTTTCAGAGTGATGATGATATTCAAACTAATCCTGATCAGAGAATAATGAATCAAGAAGTGCCGAATCAAGAAGATGGAAGTTGTTATATTGTAGAGGGGGGAAAGCAAGTTGTTGAAGAAAAAATGGGGCTAAATGAACTTGGAGTTATGTTCTTTGAGTGGCTAAAGAATAACAAAGAGCACATTTCGGCTGAGGATATGAGGAATATTAAGTTTAAAAAAGCAACCATTGAGTGTGCTTCGAAGCGTTTGGGGAGCACACGAGAAGGAAGAAAACAGCTTTTGAAACTCATTCTTGAATGGGTTGAGCAATACCAGCTTCAGAACAAACGCAACCGGGATGCTGCAGCTGCAGCTACTTCTCATCAAGTTCCTATCTGTCAATTTCAGGAATCTTTtccaaaccctaaccctaatctAAAGAATTCTATTGGTAATACGGATGCAAACGCTTTCATGTGGATTCCCACCCCTCAAACTTATTTTGATCAGGCAATGGTGGCCCCAGCAGCATCATTTCCACAGCCTGCTATGGCTTATGTTGGTGGTgatcatcatcattgtcatcaaTCTTTTGTTGGTGATGCCAACACTTCCCCGATGAATTTTCAGGCCTACTCTCCTCAGATGCCGCCAACAGAATGTCAAATGCTTGAGCCTTCTCAGTCGTGGCCGCGATCACAGTTTGTGATGCCCCCTCAATATAATTCATTTCCTGATCAAAGTGGTACTTTAGCTCCTATTACACCTCAGCCGTTTGCACCTGTGTATAAAGATCAACACCCATCTCAAATGTATGACGGAAATAATGGTGAGGGCCCTGTAAGGCTGTGTGCTGCTGCTACTAAAGAGGCCAGGAAGAATAGGATGGCTCGACAAAGACGGGGTTCATTGCACCATAGTCGCCACCATCCGCACCAAAATCAGCTCAACAAGATTGACTTGCCAGAAAGTGAAGGGCAGTTTAGTGTAGAAAATTGCACCAATAGCATCAATGGTCCAACTGACAATAGGCTCTGCTGGCCTCCTGCTAGTGGGGCTCCAGTCTTGGAACAGTCTCCTATGGAGGCACAGACACAGAACCAAAAGTGCCAGATGAGCGATCGGACCTCACTGCAAGCACAGAGCAATCAGCAGCAGGCGCAATCAGAGCGTGGACAACAAAAACAGAAGCAG GAATTTAAAGGTGAGAACAACTTGAAATTTCTGTTACAAAAGGTGTTGAAGCAGAGTGATGTTGGTAATCTTGGAAGAATTGTATTGCCTAAA AAAGAAGCTGAAACACACCTTCCGCAGCTGGATACAAGGGACGGCATATCAATTGCCATGGAAGATATAGGAACTTCAAAGGTTTGGAACCTGCGTTACAG TCTCAGATTTTGGCCAAATAACAAAAGCAGGATGTATCTCCTTGAAAATACAG GGGACTTCGTAAAAGCCAATGGACTCCAAGAGGGAGATTTTATAGTCCTTTACTCTGACATCAAAAGTCACAAATAT CTGATAAGAGGAGTGAAGGTAAGGGAGCAGCCGCCTGTAAAACCGAGATCCGAGGCGAGAGTGAAGGCAACTAGGAAAAACCATCGCAAATCAGGAGCTGGTAATGGACATTCCTCAGCACCATCTAAATTGAACGGACAGTGA
- the LOC141687322 gene encoding B3 domain-containing transcription factor ABI3 isoform X2, with protein MRREKGDEVHAKNQNPCGLDGAMDDDKVNEIMGTYSDVEIWLGGDEQDETPVADSSIFDNNFPQLPDFPCMSSTSSSSSTPALITKQFVSSSASPASSSSSAASWAMIKSDAEQKMKQDVRGMKYDVATPVPDLSCTDGTFRPSDGTGMEDVDCMDVMNNLGYMDLIEDGNDLWDPSCIFQSDDDIQTNPDQRIMNQEVPNQEDGSCYIVEGGKQVVEEKMGLNELGVMFFEWLKNNKEHISAEDMRNIKFKKATIECASKRLGSTREGRKQLLKLILEWVEQYQLQNKRNRDAAAAATSHQVPICQFQESFPNPNPNLKNSIGNTDANAFMWIPTPQTYFDQAMVAPAASFPQPAMAYVGGDHHHCHQSFVGDANTSPMNFQAYSPQMPPTECQMLEPSQSWPRSQFVMPPQYNSFPDQSGTLAPITPQPFAPVYKDQHPSQMYDGNNGEGPVRLCAAATKEARKNRMARQRRGSLHHSRHHPHQNQLNKIDLPESEGQFSVENCTNSINGPTDNRLCWPPASGAPVLEQSPMEAQTQNQKCQMSDRTSLQAQSNQQQAQSERGQQKQKQEFKGENNLKFLLQKVLKQSDVGNLGRIVLPKKEAETHLPQLDTRDGISIAMEDIGTSKVWNLRYRFWPNNKSRMYLLENTGDFVKANGLQEGDFIVLYSDIKSHKYLIRGVKVREQPPVKPRSEARVKATRKNHRKSGAGNGHSSAPSKLNGQ; from the exons ATGAGAAGAGAAAAAGGAGATGAAGTGCATGCAAAGAATCAAAATCCTTGTGGGTTAGATGGTGCTATGGATGATGATAAAGTTAATGAAATAATGGGGACTTATAGTGATGTTGAGATCTGGCTTGGAGGTGATGAACAAGATGAGACTCCGGTTGCTGATTCGTCTATTTTCGATAATAATTTCCCACAGCTTCCTGATTTTCCATGCATGTCTTCAACCTCATCTTCATCCTCTACTCCGGCTTTAATTACTAAGCAGTTTGTTTCTTCATCGGCTTCGCCTGCTTCTTCGTCTTCATCGGCAGCTTCTTGGGCTATGATCAAGTCAGATGCAGAACAAAAAATGAAGCAAGATGTGAGGGGTATGAAGTATGATGTGGCGACACCGGTTCCAGATTTATCTTGTACGGATGGTACTTTTAGGCCATCTGATGGTACTGGAATGGAGGATGTGGATTGCATGGATGTGATGAATAATTTAGGGTACATGGATCTGATTGAAGACGGAAATGATCTTTGGGACCCATCTTGTATTTTTCAGAGTGATGATGATATTCAAACTAATCCTGATCAGAGAATAATGAATCAAGAAGTGCCGAATCAAGAAGATGGAAGTTGTTATATTGTAGAGGGGGGAAAGCAAGTTGTTGAAGAAAAAATGGGGCTAAATGAACTTGGAGTTATGTTCTTTGAGTGGCTAAAGAATAACAAAGAGCACATTTCGGCTGAGGATATGAGGAATATTAAGTTTAAAAAAGCAACCATTGAGTGTGCTTCGAAGCGTTTGGGGAGCACACGAGAAGGAAGAAAACAGCTTTTGAAACTCATTCTTGAATGGGTTGAGCAATACCAGCTTCAGAACAAACGCAACCGGGATGCTGCAGCTGCAGCTACTTCTCATCAAGTTCCTATCTGTCAATTTCAGGAATCTTTtccaaaccctaaccctaatctAAAGAATTCTATTGGTAATACGGATGCAAACGCTTTCATGTGGATTCCCACCCCTCAAACTTATTTTGATCAGGCAATGGTGGCCCCAGCAGCATCATTTCCACAGCCTGCTATGGCTTATGTTGGTGGTgatcatcatcattgtcatcaaTCTTTTGTTGGTGATGCCAACACTTCCCCGATGAATTTTCAGGCCTACTCTCCTCAGATGCCGCCAACAGAATGTCAAATGCTTGAGCCTTCTCAGTCGTGGCCGCGATCACAGTTTGTGATGCCCCCTCAATATAATTCATTTCCTGATCAAAGTGGTACTTTAGCTCCTATTACACCTCAGCCGTTTGCACCTGTGTATAAAGATCAACACCCATCTCAAATGTATGACGGAAATAATGGTGAGGGCCCTGTAAGGCTGTGTGCTGCTGCTACTAAAGAGGCCAGGAAGAATAGGATGGCTCGACAAAGACGGGGTTCATTGCACCATAGTCGCCACCATCCGCACCAAAATCAGCTCAACAAGATTGACTTGCCAGAAAGTGAAGGGCAGTTTAGTGTAGAAAATTGCACCAATAGCATCAATGGTCCAACTGACAATAGGCTCTGCTGGCCTCCTGCTAGTGGGGCTCCAGTCTTGGAACAGTCTCCTATGGAGGCACAGACACAGAACCAAAAGTGCCAGATGAGCGATCGGACCTCACTGCAAGCACAGAGCAATCAGCAGCAGGCGCAATCAGAGCGTGGACAACAAAAACAGAAGCAG GAATTTAAAGGTGAGAACAACTTGAAATTTCTGTTACAAAAGGTGTTGAAGCAGAGTGATGTTGGTAATCTTGGAAGAATTGTATTGCCTAAA AAAGAAGCTGAAACACACCTTCCGCAGCTGGATACAAGGGACGGCATATCAATTGCCATGGAAGATATAGGAACTTCAAAGGTTTGGAACCTGCGTTACAG ATTTTGGCCAAATAACAAAAGCAGGATGTATCTCCTTGAAAATACAG GGGACTTCGTAAAAGCCAATGGACTCCAAGAGGGAGATTTTATAGTCCTTTACTCTGACATCAAAAGTCACAAATAT CTGATAAGAGGAGTGAAGGTAAGGGAGCAGCCGCCTGTAAAACCGAGATCCGAGGCGAGAGTGAAGGCAACTAGGAAAAACCATCGCAAATCAGGAGCTGGTAATGGACATTCCTCAGCACCATCTAAATTGAACGGACAGTGA